One Fusarium falciforme chromosome 1, complete sequence genomic window carries:
- a CDS encoding Endoplasmic reticulum oxidoreductin-1, producing the protein MKSASRLFYLSVFALWGAPGSCESSSDDCHISPKSIVSDACASFATLDKLNAGVKPAIDDLTHNTDFFSHYRVNLFHKKCPFWNDENGMCGNIGCAVETLDNEEDIPEVWRAHALGKLEGPRAKHPGKKAHHQHPERPLQGKLGEDVGESCVFEYDDECDERDFCVPEDESASSKGDYVSLVRNPERFTGYAGAGAAQVWNAIYRENCFQKSSFPKSADLGTSQWKPGPAAQDFKQILDAAGRQAQLEERRQQNPNTPFVANTGFEVDDECLEKRVFYRVMSGMHASISAHLCYNFLNQTTGDWHPNVACYEHRLHKFPDRIGNIYFNYALMTRAIAKIGPYLQTDDYTFCTGDPSGDAATRAKVLEVTQRAASVPQIFDETLMFVNGEGPSLKEDFRNRFRNVSRLMDCVGCDKCRLWGKLQAAGYGTALKVLFEFDNNSEDIPVLKRTELVALFNTYARISSSVNAVNEFRHLLEARNSGEDELDRMIEQDAVKAKVEAEAETNAQMDDAMREFIELRRRGPTDDSLGGHIAYELAHVRAAMKVVISGWMRTPKALWNVITYEFHRLYRLWVGLPVGPRWWKFQLPNIDRDEL; encoded by the exons ATGAAGTCTGCAAGCAGGTTATTCTATCTTTCTGTGTTTGCCCTTTGGGGCGCTCCAGGTTCTTGCGAGAGTTCCTCGGACGACTGCCAT ATCTCGCCCAAATCCATCGTTAGCGATGCCTGCGCCTCGTTTGCGACCCTCGACAAGCTCAATGCCGGAGTCAAGCCCGCCATCGACGACCTCACCCACAATACCGACTTCTTCTCTCACTACCGAGTAAACCTCTTCCACAAGAAGTGCCCCTTTTGGAACGACGAAAATGGAATGTGCGGAAACATTGGATGCGCCGTCGAGACCCTGGACAACGAGGAGGACATCCCCGAGGTCTGGCGCGCCCACGCGCTGGGCAAGCTCGAAGGTCCTCGCGCTAAGCACCCCGGCAAGAAGGCCCATCACCAGCACCCTGAGCGACCTCTCCAGGGGAAACTCGGCGAGGACGTTGGTGAGAGCTGCGTTTTCGAATACGATGACGAATGCGACGAACGAGACTTTTGCGTCCCCGAGGATGAGAGCGCAAGCTCCAAGGGCGACTACGTGAGCCTGGTCCGAAACCCCGAACGATTCACTGGATATGCTGGCGCCGGCGCCGCGCAGGTCTGGAACGCCATCTACCGTGAGAACTGCTTCCAGAAGAGCTCGTTCCCCAAGTCTGCCGATCTCGGCACCTCCCAGTGGAAGCCAGGCCCGGCCGCCCAGGACTTCAAGCAGATTCTCGATGCTGCTGGACGTCAGGCCCAGCTCGAGGAGAGGCGCCAGCAGAACCCCAACACTCCATTCGTCGCAAACACTGGCTTCGAGGTTGACGACGAGTGTCTTGAGAAGCGTGTCTTTTACCGCGTCATGTCGGGAATGCACGCCAGCATCAGCGCCCACCTGTGCTACAACTTCCTGAACCAGACCACAGGCGACTGGCACCCCAACGTTGCCTGCTACGAACATCGTCTTCACAAGTTCCCCGATCGCATTGGCAACATCTACTTTAACTATGCGCTCATGACCCGCGCTATTGCCAAGATCGGCCCATACCTTCAGACCGACGACTATACCTTCTGCACTGGCGACCCTTCTGGAGATGCGGCCACCCGTGccaaggttcttgaggtCACCCAGCGAGCCGCCAGTGTGCCCCAGATCTTTGACGAAACTCTCATGTTTGTCAACGGCGAGGGACCTTCCCTGAAGGAGGACTTCCGCAACCGCTTTCGCAACGTTAGCCGTCTGATGGACTGTGTTGGCTGTGACAAGTGCCGTCTCTGGGGCAAGCTTCAGGCTGCCGGCTATGGCACTGCCCTCAAGGTTCTGTTCGAGTTCGACAACAACAGCGAAGACATCCCCGTCCTTAAGCGCACCGAGCTTGTGGCCCTGTTCAACACATACGCCCGTATCAGCAGCTCTGTCAACGCCGTTAACGAGTTCCGCCACCTTTTGGAGGCGAGGAACTCaggcgaggatgagcttgACAGGATGATCGAGCAGGATgcggtcaaggccaaggttgaggccgaggctgagacCAACGCGCAAATGGATGACGCCATGCGAGAGTTTATTGAGCTCCGGCGAAGAGGACCTACTGACGACTCGCTTGGCGGTCATATCGCTTATGAGCTTGCTCACGTCCGTGCTGCCATGAAGGTGGTTATTTCGGGCTGGATGCGCACTCCCAAGGCACT CTGGAACGTCATTACCTATGAATTCCACCGCCTTTACCGCCTCTGGGTCGGTCTTCCCGTCGGACCTCGATGGTGGAAATTTCAGCTCCCCAACATTGACCGAGACGAGCTGTAG
- a CDS encoding Cyclin-dependent kinases regulatory subunit, translated as MPMDIDTSRRNKSPRPLSDSERARLEEYIDSIHYSARYSDSEFEYRHVQLPKAMLKAIPKDYHDTAKGTLKLLWEEEWRALGITQSLGWEHYEVHEPEPHILLFKRELNFQPPQ; from the exons ATGCCCATGGACATTGACACCTCCCGCCGGAATAAGTCGCCCCGGCCTCTTTCAGACTCTGAGCGCGCACGATTAGAAGAGTACATCGACTCCATCCACTACTCGGCCCGATACTCGGACAGTGAATTCGAATACCGCCATGTCCAGCTTCCCAAAGCCATGCTCAAGGCCATTCCCAAGGATTACCACGACACCGCCAAGGGTACCCTCAAGCTTTTGTGGGAGGAGGAATGGCGAGCTCTTGGCATCACTCAG AGTCTAGGATGGGAGCATTACGAAGTTCATGAGCCAGAGCCACACATCCTCTTGTTCAA GCGAGAACTCAACTTCCAACCACCTCAGTAA
- a CDS encoding DUF202 domain-containing protein, whose product MPPSARSRSPSVYSLHDLSPRITQSLSTTSSSPQSQPDQEPEPRGEGSAVPPAESAKTPLARFWSSQVSCEVDFSAARDHLANERTFLGYLRTSMMMSMVGTLVAQLFTFNHETNHGSGFGYFAAGKPLAITCYAFSIGTILLGAVRSWRHQHAMLSGKALSGGFEIHCLGICSVLVG is encoded by the exons ATGCCTCCGTCAGCCAGAAGCCGCTCACCCTCGGTATACTCTCTCCACGACCTCTCCCCGCGCATCACACAATCTttatcaacaacatcatcatccccgCAGTCGCAGCCGGACCAAGAACCGGAGCCGCGTGGGGAAGGGTCCGCCGTCCCGCCGGCCGAATCGGCCAAGACGCCGCTCGCCAGGTTCTGGTCTTCGCAGGTGAGCTGCGAGGTTGACTTTTCAGCCGCGCGTGACCACCTCG CCAACGAGCGTACCTTTCTCGGATACCTGCGTACATCCATGATGATGTCCATGGTCGGGACCCTGGTAGCCCAGCTCTTCACATTCAACCACGAGACCAACCACGGCTCCGGTTTTGGCTACTTTGCTGCCGGGAAACCCCTGGCCATAACCTGCTACGCCTTCTCGATAGGCACTATCCTACTTGGGGCCGTTCGGAGCTGGAGGCATCAGCATGCCATGTTGAGTGGCAAGGCCTTGTCAGGTGGCTTTGAGATTCACTGCCTCGGTATATGTTCTGTTCTTGTGGGTTGA